One Saccharomycodes ludwigii strain NBRC 1722 chromosome VI, whole genome shotgun sequence DNA segment encodes these proteins:
- the HXT6 gene encoding hexose transporter HXT6 (similar to Saccharomyces cerevisiae YDR342C | HXT7 | HeXose Transporter (paralog of YHR092C | HXT4)), producing MSSEKVEGGPSSSISNDVAVNDDVHSQLSTPSQDKVADDLMSFQNDQAAAENSVDIPQKPASAYVGVSLLCAMIAFGGFVFGWDTGTISGFVAQTDFVRRFGSYNNNTGTYYLSDARTGLIVSIFNIGCAIGGITLGRLGDMYGRKIGLMAVTVVYVIGILIQICSFNKWYQYFIGRIISGLGVGGISVLSPMMIGETSPKHLRGTLVACYQLMITLGIFLGYCTNYGTKNYSNEVQWRVPLGLSFAWALFMLGGMTFVPESARYLCEKDRIGDAKRSMSAVNKVSIDDPSIQTEIDAIMAGVEAERLAGNATIGELFSTKTKVFQRLIMGIMLQSLQQLTGDNYFFYYGTTVFKAVGLADSFQTSIVIGIVNFFSTFVGIWIVGRFGRRTCLLWGAATMTACMVVFASVGVTRLWPEGANHKDISSKGAGNCMIVFTCFYIFCFATTWAPLAYVVVSESYPLRVKSKCMALATAANWIWGFLISFFTPFITSAINFYYGYVFMGCLVFMFFYVFFCVPETKGLSLEEVNDMWLEGVLPWKSASWVPASRRGADYDAEALQHDEKKGLKRFF from the coding sequence atgtctaGCGAAAAAGTCGAAGGAGGTCCTTCAAGCAGTATTTCAAATGATGTTGCAGTAAATGACGATGTTCACTCTCAATTATCAACTCCTTCTCAAGATAAGGTTGCTGATGACTTGATGAGTTTTCAAAATGATCAGGCTGCAGCTGAAAATTCAGTCGATATTCCTCAAAAACCAGCCTCAGCATACGTCGGTGTTTCCTTATTGTGTGCCATGATTGCTTTCGGTGGTTTTGTTTTCGGTTGGGATACTGGTACCATTTCTGGTTTTGTTGCCCAGACTGATTTTGTGAGAAGATTTGGttcatataataataacactgGTACATACTATTTAAGTGATGCAAGAACTGGTTTAATTGTctctattttcaatattggTTGTGCCATCGGTGGTATCACTCTAGGTAGATTAGGTGATATGTATGGTAGAAAAATTGGTTTAATGGCTGTTACTGTTGTCTATGTTATTGGTATTCTTATCCAAATCTGTTCTTTTAACAAATGGTATCAATATTTCATTGGTAGAATTATTTCTGGTTTAGGTGTTGGTGGTATTTCTGTTTTGTCACCAATGATGATTGGTGAAACTTCTCCAAAACATTTAAGAGGTACTTTGGTTGCATGTTACCAATTGATGATTACTTTGGGTATCTTTTTAGGTTATTGTACTAATTACGGTACTAAGAACTACAGTAACGAAGTGCAATGGAGAGTTCCATTAGGTTTATCGTTTGCCTGGGCTCTATTCATGTTGGGTGGTATGACTTTTGTCCCAGAATCTGCTCGTTACTTGTGCGAAAAGGATAGGATTGGAGATGCCAAAAGATCAATGTCTGCAGTTAACAAGGTTTCCATTGACGACCCATCAATTCAAACTGAAATTGATGCTATCATGGCTGGTGTTGAAGCTGAAAGATTGGCTGGTAATGCCACCATCGGAGAATTGTTTTCTACTAAGACTAAGGTATTCCAAAGATTAATTATGGGTATTATGTTACAAAGTTTGCAACAATTGACAGGTGATAACTATTTCTTCTACTACGGTACCACTGTTTTCAAGGCTGTTGGTTTAGCTGATTCATTCCAAACATccattgttattggtattgttaACTTTTTCAGTACATTTGTCGGTATTTGGATTGTTGGTCGTTTTGGTCGTCGTACTTGTTTATTATGGGGTGCAGCCACTATGACAGCTTGTATGGTTGTTTTCGCATCTGTTGGTGTCACAAGATTATGGCCAGAGGGCGCCAACCATAAGGATATTTCAAGTAAAGGTGCCGGTAACTGTATGATCGTTTTCACATGTTTCTATATTTTCTGTTTTGCTACTACCTGGGCCCCATTAGCCTATGTTGTTGTTAGTGAATCTTATCCATTGAGAGTTAAATCCAAGTGTATGGCTCTTGCTACTGCTGCCAATTGGATCTGGGGTTTCttgatttcatttttcacaCCATTTATCACTTCTGCCATTAATTTCTACTATGGGTATGTTTTCATGGGATGTTTAGTTTTCATGTTCTTCTACGTGTTTTTCTGTGTTCCAGAAACCAAAGGTTTGAGTTTAGAAGAAGTCAACGATATGTGGTTAGAAGGTGTTTTACCATGGAAATCTGCTTCCTGGGTTCCAGCCTCCAGAAGAGGTGCTGATTATGATGCCGAAGCCTTGCAACATGACGAAAAGAAGGGTTTGAAGAGATTCTTCTGA